A genome region from Eurosta solidaginis isolate ZX-2024a chromosome 2, ASM4086904v1, whole genome shotgun sequence includes the following:
- the LOC137242751 gene encoding uncharacterized protein, translated as MFRQTSRLANFSKSLIKNLPINPKQVKRFVADKCCSSNGAQAAKETQFKSDAFKPPNFLPITVYRPVNTDEKLGPGAHKCKEYKNAEYFAYNRFSFYELQTATLELAKSSEGGVLYEEESEDESAYEDISDYDGNEENLKGDKLDEKDGKECKEGKDVGGQQKVVNKSCEGESMAEKGKTDKCEK; from the coding sequence ATGTTCCGCCAAACCTCAAGATTAGCCAATTTCTCAAAGAGCCTCATCAAAAATCTGCCAATAAATCCAAAGCAAGTCAAACGCTTTGTAGCCGACAAGTGTTGTTCATCGAATGGCGCACAAGCTGCAAAGGAAACGCAATTCAAAAGTGATGCATTCAAACCGCCTAATTTTCTGCCCATCACTGTATATCGTCCAGTTAATACTGATGAAAAGCTTGGACCCGGAGCGCACAAATGCAAGGAATACAAGAATGCTGAATATTTCGCATACAATCGTTTCTCCTTTTATGAGCTTCAGACGGCCACCTTAGAACTGGCAAAATCTTCAGAAGGAGGTGTTTTATATGAAGAGGAAAGTGAGGATGAGAGTGCGTATGAGGATATTTCTGATTACGATGGTAACGAAGAAAACTTGAAAGGTGATAAGCTCGATGAGAAGGACGGAAAGGAGTGTAAGGAAGGTAAAGACGTTGGAGGTCAGCAGAAGGTTGTGAATAAATCTTGTGAAGGAGAATCAATGGCGGAAAAAGGAAAGACCGATAAATGTGAGAAATGA